DNA from Candidatus Methylomirabilota bacterium:
GCAGTAGAAGAACCCCGCCGAACGGTTGGGGGCCGGCCCTGTCCGTCCCCCGACGAGGGGGCAAGCCGTGCCCGTCGACTACCTGGCGAAACGGTTCGGCGTCTTTCTGCTGATCGTCTGGATTGCGGCGACCCTCAATTTCTTTCTGCCCCGCTTGTCCGGCCAGGACCCGGTCAGGGTCAAGCTACTCCAGCAAGCCCAGCTCGGCGGCTACGTCCAGGCGGGCATCGACGCGATGGTCAAGGAGTACGACCGGCGGTTCGGCCTGGACCAGCCGCTCTGGGTCCAGTACCTCGCCTATCTTCACGATGCGGCCCGGTTGGACTTCAACTACTCCATCGCCAATTACCCACGGACCGTGAACGAGATCATCGCCGAGGCGATTCCCTGGACCATCGGCCTGCTGGGCGCGACGACCCTGCTCTCCTTCGGCATCGGGACCTTCCTGGGCGCGCTGCTGGCCTGGCCGAGGGCGCCCCGGTGGATCCGGTTCCTCCTGCCGCCGCTGTGGGCGCTTCACGCCATTCCGTTCTTCCTGTTCGGGCTCATCCTGATGTACCTCCTGGCCTTCCGGATCACGGTGCTGCCGATGTTCGGTGGCTACAGCGCCGGAGCGTTTCCGGCCCTGACCCTGGATTTCGCGGCCGACGTGCTCAAGCACTCGATCCTGCCGGCGATGTCCATCGTCCTGGTGGCGACGGGAGGGTGGGCGCTGACGATGCGCGGGATGATGGTCACGACCCAGGGCGAGGACTTCGTGACCTTTGCCGAAGCCAAGGGGCTCAAGAGCCTCACCATCTTCCTGCACTACTGTGCGCGGAACGCCATTCTCCCCCAGACGACGGGCCTGGCTCTGGCCCTGGGACAGATCCTCTCGGGGGCGGTCCTGGTCGAGGTGATCTTCGCCTACCCCGGCATCGGCACGGTTCTGTACCATGCCATTCGGGAGAACGATCACTTTCTCATCCAGGGAATCGTCTTCACGGTCATCGTGGCCCTGGGCCTGGCGACGTTGATCCTCGATGCGATCTATCCCCTCCTCGACCCCCGGATCTCCTACCGAAAGGCCTAGGTGTGTGTCGGAGTAACCCGGCGGCTCGCCCGAGCGCACACCGCGTCGAGCAACCCTCCGAGCGGCGGCTATGCCGCCGCAACCGAGGGGGGGCATCGGGGGGGTCTTCCGAGACCCCCCCGAAGAACTAGCCTCGCCTGATGCTGGCGGCTGGGCTGCGCTACGCGCGCCGCAACGTCTCCCTGGTGGTGGGCGCGGTCTTCCTCCTGATCCTGGTCCTCTTCGTGGGGCTGGGCCACCTCTTCGTGAACACGAGCCGATCCCGACCGCTCTCCGTGCCCGCCCTTCGACCGCCGTCCTGGGAGAACCCCTTCGGCACGGATCGGCAAGGCCGGGACTTGCTGGCCGTCATGGTCGCCGGAACCCCCCTGACCCTGCGGATCGGCTTCGTGGCCGGGTTCCTGGGGGTCGGACTGGGATCGCTCCTGGGCTTCGTCTCCGCGTACTACCGCGGGAAGCTCGACACGGTCATCCGGGGGATCGTCGACATCGGCCTGACCGTGCCCGGACTGCTGGTGCTGATCATCATTGCTGTCTCGATCAAAGAAGGTCTGACGGTCGACCAGATGGCGATCGTCGTGGCTTCCCTCGCCTGGCTGAATCCAACGCGCACCATCCGTGCCCAGGTGCTCAGCCTGAGAGAGCGCGCCTACGTCGAGGTGGCCCGTCTGTCCGGCATGAGTGGTCCCGCGATCATCGTCAAGGAACTGATGCCCAACCTCCTGCCGTACCTGGCGGCCACGCTGGTGAACTCGGTGTCGAACGCCATCCTCGCCTCGGTCGGCCTGGAGGTCCTCGGGCTCGGACCCATCGATGCCCCGACCCTGGGGATGACCCTCTACTGGGTCAACTACAACGCCGCGCTCATCAATGGCTGGTGGTGGTGGTGGGTGGCCCCTATCGCCATCATCCTCATCGTCTTCCTCGGGCTCTTCTTCCTCACCGTCGGATTGGACGAGCTCGCCAACCCCAGACTCCGAAGCGCGGTATGATGCCGGACATCCTCGGGATCCGCGGGCTGGTGGTTCACTACCACACGCCGCTGGGCGCGGTGAAGGCGGCGGACAACGTCACATTCAGCCTCCGAGCCCGGGAGCGGCTTGGCCTGGCCGGGGAGTCCGGATCCGGCAAGTCCACCCTGGCCCTGTCCATCCTCCGCCTGATCAAGCCCCCGGGCCGCATCGAGGCCGGGGAGGTCTGGCTCGACGGCGTCAACCTGTTGACCCTCGCCGAGGAGGAGATGCGGCAGCTCCGGCTGGCCCGGATCGCCCTGATCCCGCAGGGCTCGATGAACTCGCTGAATCCGGTGATGCGGATCAAGGGCCAGATCGCCGACGCGCTGAGGGACCACGGGGCACGGATGGCCAAGCGGCACGTGGCGGAGCGGGTCCGCGACCTCTTGCAGCGGGTCGGCCTCCCGTCCGAGGTCGCCGACATGTTCCCCCACCAGCTCAGCGGTGGCATGAAGCAGCGGGTCTGCATCGCCATCGCGATCAGCTTGCGCCCCAAGGTGATCATCGCCGATGAGCCGACCAGCGCGCTCGACGTGGTCGTGCAAAAGCAGGTGATGGAGACGCTGGCCCGGGTGCAGAAGGACCTCGACGCCTCCCTGCTCCTGGTGGGGCACGACATGGGGCTGATGGCCCAGTTCGTGGACCGCGTCGGGGTCATGTACGCGGGGAAGCTGGTCGAAGTCTCTCCGGTACGCCAGATCTTCACCAAGCCGCTGCACCCGTATACCCAGATGCTCATCGCCAGTCTCCCGTCGCTCACGCGAAAGGGCGTCTTCGAAGGCATCCCGGGCCTGCCGCCGCTGCTGCGGGACGTTCCGGCGGGGTGCGCGTTCCATCCCCGATGTCCCTTTGCCTTCGATCGCTGCCGGACGGAAGCGCCCGCCTTCCGAGAGGCGCGGCCCGACTCCTGGGCCGCGTGTCACCTCCCGTAGGCCGACGCGGTGGCGACACTACTCGAGGCCCGCAGCGTCACCAAGAGCTTCGGCGGTGGCTTGCTCGACCGGAGCCACACCGTCGCCCTCGCGGACTTCTCGCTGACCATCGACCGCGACCGGCCCTCCATCACCGCCGTGGTGGGCGAGAGCGGCAGTGGAAAGACGACTCTGGGGCGGGTGCTGCTGGGCCTGGTGACGCCGACGCGCGGACAGGTCCTCTACCAGGGCCGGGATTTGCGAACCATGTCGGGCGGGAACTGGCGAGCCTTCCGCCGCGAGGTTCAGGCGATCTTTCAGGATCCCTACGAGGTGTACAACCCCTTCTATCGGGTGGACCACGTCCTGACCACGCCCGTCGCCAAGTTCGGGCTGGCCTCCTCGCGGGCCGAAGCCCGAGCCTTGATCGAGAGCGCGCTGGAGGCCGTGGGGCTGCGGCCCGAGGAGACGCTGGGGCGCTATCCACACCAGCTGAGCGGTGGCCAGCGCCAGCGCGTGATGGTGGCCCGGACCCTCCTCCTGAGGCCGCGCCTCATCCTGGCCGACGAGCCGGTGTCGATGGTGGACGCGTCCCTCCGCGCCACCATCCTGGGCTCGCTCCGCCAGATGACCCGGGATCTCGACATTTCCG
Protein-coding regions in this window:
- a CDS encoding ABC transporter permease; amino-acid sequence: MPVDYLAKRFGVFLLIVWIAATLNFFLPRLSGQDPVRVKLLQQAQLGGYVQAGIDAMVKEYDRRFGLDQPLWVQYLAYLHDAARLDFNYSIANYPRTVNEIIAEAIPWTIGLLGATTLLSFGIGTFLGALLAWPRAPRWIRFLLPPLWALHAIPFFLFGLILMYLLAFRITVLPMFGGYSAGAFPALTLDFAADVLKHSILPAMSIVLVATGGWALTMRGMMVTTQGEDFVTFAEAKGLKSLTIFLHYCARNAILPQTTGLALALGQILSGAVLVEVIFAYPGIGTVLYHAIRENDHFLIQGIVFTVIVALGLATLILDAIYPLLDPRISYRKA
- a CDS encoding ABC transporter permease, with product MLAAGLRYARRNVSLVVGAVFLLILVLFVGLGHLFVNTSRSRPLSVPALRPPSWENPFGTDRQGRDLLAVMVAGTPLTLRIGFVAGFLGVGLGSLLGFVSAYYRGKLDTVIRGIVDIGLTVPGLLVLIIIAVSIKEGLTVDQMAIVVASLAWLNPTRTIRAQVLSLRERAYVEVARLSGMSGPAIIVKELMPNLLPYLAATLVNSVSNAILASVGLEVLGLGPIDAPTLGMTLYWVNYNAALINGWWWWWVAPIAIILIVFLGLFFLTVGLDELANPRLRSAV
- a CDS encoding ABC transporter ATP-binding protein — encoded protein: MMPDILGIRGLVVHYHTPLGAVKAADNVTFSLRARERLGLAGESGSGKSTLALSILRLIKPPGRIEAGEVWLDGVNLLTLAEEEMRQLRLARIALIPQGSMNSLNPVMRIKGQIADALRDHGARMAKRHVAERVRDLLQRVGLPSEVADMFPHQLSGGMKQRVCIAIAISLRPKVIIADEPTSALDVVVQKQVMETLARVQKDLDASLLLVGHDMGLMAQFVDRVGVMYAGKLVEVSPVRQIFTKPLHPYTQMLIASLPSLTRKGVFEGIPGLPPLLRDVPAGCAFHPRCPFAFDRCRTEAPAFREARPDSWAACHLP
- a CDS encoding ABC transporter ATP-binding protein, giving the protein MATLLEARSVTKSFGGGLLDRSHTVALADFSLTIDRDRPSITAVVGESGSGKTTLGRVLLGLVTPTRGQVLYQGRDLRTMSGGNWRAFRREVQAIFQDPYEVYNPFYRVDHVLTTPVAKFGLASSRAEARALIESALEAVGLRPEETLGRYPHQLSGGQRQRVMVARTLLLRPRLILADEPVSMVDASLRATILGSLRQMTRDLDISVIYITHDLATAYQISENIVVLYRGSVVEAGDVELVVKHPRHPYTQLLISSIPLASAERTWSTEGVPNPAAIQAAGSAGCKFAHRCPFAASPCLEAA